From one Lotus japonicus ecotype B-129 chromosome 3, LjGifu_v1.2 genomic stretch:
- the LOC130744195 gene encoding F-box/LRR-repeat protein At4g14103-like, giving the protein MAGLISSPDSNKLQRHNVADMKDMISNLPDSILHYILSLLPTKDAIQTSILAKRWKYLWTGLCVFDFRKFSVMIDPACAMLHGFSIDANKVNSLISAAMKHNIEELKLFLPVRPLFNLSNCFSASKSLNKLVLHLGCVLDVSSDIHFPSLKTLKLSFVTFANEKSALQLFSGCPVLQKLSLCNCNWDNIEQINIKFPTLKTLTISGACSCRGHLLNFTVTIDVANLLSFSYKSHVTIELVFVNLASIVDAHIDVPPSESLIKLLSGLGSIKSLRLSNDMLECFSNAFHLLPMFNNLTHLNVDLGYWISPDICLDGEDWILNSVPSCFKYSLKLFSISNFDGGEAEIQLLKFLLENATVLAEIRIFCSKTLSADLKKQAEIGNQLQLACRIILGLLTRARKVYINSRFDGCFLEFWMLRGFENLLVDA; this is encoded by the exons ATGGCTGGTTTAATCTCATCACCTGATTCAAATAAGCTCCAAAGACATAATGTGGCTGACATGAAAGATATGATTAGCAACTTACCCGATAGCATTCTTCATTACATTCTTTCTTTACTCCCTACGAAAGATGCTATACAAACTTCCATTTTGGCGAAAAGGTGGAAGTACTTGTGGACCGGCTTATGTGTCTTTGATTTTAGAAA GTTCAGTGTCATGATTGATCCAGCTTGTGCCATGCTTCATGGATTTTCGATTGATGCGAATAAAGTTAATTCTCTTATATCTGCTGCAATGAAGCACAACATTGAAGAGCTTAAGCTTTTCCTACCTGTGAGGCCTCTATTTAATTTATCTAATTGTTTCTCAGCTTCTAAATCATTGAATAAGCTGGTTTTACATTTGGGTTGTGTTCTAGATGTTTCTAGCGACATTCATTTTCCTAGCCTAAAGACATTAAAGCTTTCATTTGTTACCTTTGCAAATGAGAAGTCAGCTCTACAACTTTTCTCTGGGTGCCCTGTCCTACAGAAGTTAAGCTTGTGTAATTGTAATTGGGACAACATTGAGCAGATCAACATAAAATTTCCCACATTAAAGACATTAACCATCTCTGGCGCCTGTTCCTGTCGAGGTCATTTGCTCAATTTTACAGTCACAATTGATGTTGCGAATCTTTTATCTTTTAGTTATAAAAGCCATGTGACAATAGAATTAGTCTTTGTTAACCTGGCCTCCATAGTTGATGCACATATTGATGTTCCTCCCTCAGAAAGTCTAATTAAACTATTGAGTGGACTTGGTAGTATCAAATCTCTTAGACTATCAAATGATATGCTTGAG tGTTTTTCCAATGCTTTCCATCTCCTTCCAATGTTCAACAATTTGACACATCTTAATGTGGATTTGGGATATT GGATTTCCCCAGATATCTGCTTGGATGGTGAAGACTGGATATTGAACTCAGTACCTTCTTGTTTCAAATATAGTctcaaattattttctatttcaaATTTTGATGGGGGTGAAGCTGAAATTCAGTTGCTAAAGTTCTTATTAGAAAATGCCACAGTTTTAGCAGAAATCCGGATATTCTGTTCGAAAACTTTATCTGCTGATTTGAAGAAGCAGGCTGAGATCGGCAATCAGTTGCAACTC GCTTGCAGAATTATTCTGGGTCTTTTAACGCGCGCTAGGAAGGTATACATTAACTCGAGGTTTGATGGTTGTTTTCTAGAATTTTGGATGTTGAGGGGATTTGAGAATTTGCTAGTGGATGCTTAA